A region from the Clostridium beijerinckii genome encodes:
- a CDS encoding 6-phosphofructokinase encodes MTKDIKKIALLTGGGDCPGLNAVIRAVTKSAILNYGYEVIGYRFGYRGLYNNDFIQLDLSTVSGLVSRGGTILYSSNKDNLFDYTIEEDGKTVKKDVSDVAVENLRKEGVDVLIVIGGDGTLTSARDFSRKGVNVIGVPKTIDNDLGSTDITFGFNTAIDIATEALDRLHTTAESHHRIMILEVMGRNAGFIALESGIAGSADVILLPEIPYDINKIVEKIEDRKKNGKLFTIIVVAEGAKPKDGEVMVAKIVTDSPDPIRLGGIGNKLAGDLEKLVKEREVRCTVLGHIQRGGITCTFDRILSTRYGVAAVELINEGNFGNMVCLKGNEVTYDSLENVIGNNKKVDPNGELVIIAKKTGISFAD; translated from the coding sequence ATGACTAAAGATATTAAAAAAATAGCTCTATTAACTGGGGGAGGAGATTGCCCCGGATTGAATGCTGTTATAAGAGCTGTGACAAAGTCAGCAATATTAAATTATGGATATGAAGTTATTGGATATAGATTTGGGTATAGAGGATTATATAACAATGATTTTATTCAGTTAGATTTATCAACAGTATCAGGTCTTGTATCGAGAGGTGGAACAATACTTTATAGTTCAAATAAAGATAATTTATTTGATTATACAATAGAAGAAGACGGAAAAACGGTTAAAAAGGATGTATCAGATGTAGCAGTTGAGAATTTGAGAAAAGAAGGTGTAGACGTTTTAATAGTCATTGGTGGAGATGGAACATTAACATCAGCTAGAGATTTTTCAAGAAAAGGAGTTAATGTAATAGGTGTTCCTAAAACTATAGATAATGATCTAGGATCAACAGATATAACATTTGGATTTAACACTGCAATTGATATTGCAACTGAAGCTTTGGATAGATTGCATACAACTGCAGAATCACATCATAGAATTATGATTCTTGAAGTTATGGGAAGAAATGCAGGTTTCATAGCATTAGAATCAGGAATAGCTGGTTCAGCTGATGTTATTTTATTACCGGAAATTCCATATGATATAAATAAAATTGTAGAAAAGATTGAAGATAGAAAAAAGAATGGGAAGTTATTTACTATAATTGTTGTAGCCGAAGGTGCAAAACCTAAGGATGGTGAAGTTATGGTAGCTAAAATTGTGACAGATAGCCCAGATCCAATTAGACTTGGTGGAATTGGAAACAAATTAGCAGGGGATCTAGAAAAGTTAGTTAAAGAAAGAGAAGTCAGATGTACAGTACTTGGTCACATTCAAAGAGGTGGAATTACATGTACATTTGATAGAATATTATCAACAAGATATGGAGTTGCAGCTGTAGAGCTTATCAATGAAGGAAACTTTGGAAATATGGTATGCCTAAAGGGGAATGAAGTTACTTATGATAGTTTAGAAAATGTTATTGGAAATAATAAAAAAGTAGATCCAAATGGAGAATTGGTAATTATAGCAAAGAAAACAGGTATATCATTTGCTGATTAA